A window from Molothrus aeneus isolate 106 chromosome 26, BPBGC_Maene_1.0, whole genome shotgun sequence encodes these proteins:
- the PGS1 gene encoding CDP-diacylglycerol--glycerol-3-phosphate 3-phosphatidyltransferase, mitochondrial isoform X3 translates to MAARKRKARAMAAGGAALWRRLSAWLPRGRLGLAALLGRLSDRLSRGRDRRARRSSWLLLAPLLSPPVPVITAPPCSLCPEGAHRFQWIRNLVPEFGISSSHVKVLSSPAEFYELLKVQIKAAKQRVVMASLYLGTGLLEQELVYCLEETLEKSLQAKGSPDLRVSILLDYTRGSRGRKNSRTMLIPLLQRFPEQVRVSLFHTPNLRGLLRLLIPERFNETIGLQHIKVYLFDDNVILSGANLSDLYFTNRQDRYVLLRDSPEIADFFTELVDAIGDVSLQLQQDDTVQMMEGMVHPYQGDKVAYCEIANRRVMEVINSARTRQELLHAKTFHSSQPGSSLLSQQGSQAPGSLKPEPDTWIYPLIQMKPFGIQIDEMVTETLLTEAERDARIYLTTGYFNLTQAYMDLILGTRAEYRILLASPEVNGFFGAKGVAGAIPAAYVYIEHQFYSEVCCLQQQERVQLQEYSRAGWTFHAKGLWLYLAGSDLPCLTLIGSPNFGYRSVHRDLEAQVAIVTENKALQQQLHQEQEQLYLCSGVVSTSTFEQPSRYVKLWVKLVTPLIKNFF, encoded by the exons ATGGCAGCGCGGAAGCGGAAGGCGCGGGCGAtggcggcgggcggcgcggcgctGTGGCGGCGGCTCTCGGCCTGGCTGCCGCGGGGCCGCCTCGGCCTGGCCGCGCTGCTCGGCCGCCTCTCCGACCGCCTCTCCCGCGGTCGCGACCGCCGCGCCCGCAG ATCATCATGGCTCCTTCTAGCCCCACTACTCAGCCCTCCTGTTCCAGTGATCACAGCCCCGCCGTGTTCCCTCTGTCCAGAAGGAGCACACAGGTTCCAGTGGATCAGGAATCTGGTCCCAGAGTTTGGGATCTCCAGCTCGCATGTCAAGGTGCTTTCATCCCCGGCGGAATTCTATGAACTCCTCAAG GTGCAGATCAAAGCAGCCAAGCAGAGGGTGGTGATGGCCTCACTATACCTGGGAACAGGACTCCttgagcaggagctg GTGTATTGCTTAGAAGAAACACTGGAGAAATCACTGCAAGCAAAAGGCTCACCCGACCTCAGAGTTTCCATTCTCCTCGACTACACCAGGGGTTCCCGGG GCAGGAAGAATTCCCGAACGATGCTGATCCCGTTGCTGCAGCGATTTCCCGAGCAGGTCCGCGTGTCCCTGTTCCACACCCCAAACCTGCGTGGACTGCTCCGGCTGCTGATTCCAGAGCGTTTCAACGAGACCATCGGGCTGCAGCACATCAAGGTCTATCTGTTTGATGACAACGTGATCCTGAGCGG TGCAAACCTGAGTGATCTGTACTTCACCAATCGTCAGGACCGCTACGTCTTGCTGCGGGACTCTCCTGAGATTGCAGACTTCTTCACGGAGCTTGTGGACGCAATTGGAGATGTGTCCCTGCAGTTACAGCAGGATGATACAGTCCAGATGATGGAGGGAATGGTACACCCATACCAAG GAGACAAAGTGGCTTACTGTGAGATTGCCAACAGGAGGGTCATGGAGGTCATCAACTCTGCCCGCACTCGGCAGGAGCTCCTTCATGCAAAGActttccacagcagccagccaggcagCTCCCTCTTATCCCAGCAAGGCTCTCAAGCACCTGGGAGTCTGAAACCAGAACCCGACACCTGGATCTATCCCTTAATCCAAATGAAACCTTTTGGGATTCAAATAGACGAGATGGTCACAGAGACCCTGCTGACAGAGGCTGAGCGGGATGCCAGGATATACCTCACCACTGGCTACTTCAACTTGACACAGGCCTACATGGACCTCATCCTGGGCACAAGGGCCGAGTACCGCATCCTGCTGGCCTCGCCGGAGGTCAATGGGTTTTTTGGTGCCAAAGGGGTGGCAGGTGCCATCCCGGCTGCCTACGTTTACATTGAACATCAGTTTTACAGTGAggtctgctgcctgcagcagcaggagagggtgcagctgcaggagtaCTCCCGTGCTGGCTGGACGTTCCATGCCAAAG GCCTCTGGCTGTACCTGGCAGGGAGTGACCTGCCCTGCCTGACCCTGATTGGCTCTCCAAATTTCGGATATCGATCGGTTCATCGTGACTTGGAAGCTCAGGTTGCAATAGTGACAGAAAATAAagccttgcagcagcagctgcatcag GAGCAAGAGCAGCTTTACCTCTGCTCAGGTGTGGTCTCAACATCAACGTTTGAGCAGCCGAGTCGTTATGTGAAACTGTGGGTGAAGCTGGTGACACCTTTGATCAAGAATTTCTTTTGA
- the PGS1 gene encoding CDP-diacylglycerol--glycerol-3-phosphate 3-phosphatidyltransferase, mitochondrial isoform X1, with translation MFRSVLPHFACVSLFLHLALVIQIRLWKGKGILAFGDPCHVLALAATLPAWGLAGKQKFHYKEFLYLSLHRSSWLLLAPLLSPPVPVITAPPCSLCPEGAHRFQWIRNLVPEFGISSSHVKVLSSPAEFYELLKVQIKAAKQRVVMASLYLGTGLLEQELVYCLEETLEKSLQAKGSPDLRVSILLDYTRGSRGRKNSRTMLIPLLQRFPEQVRVSLFHTPNLRGLLRLLIPERFNETIGLQHIKVYLFDDNVILSGANLSDLYFTNRQDRYVLLRDSPEIADFFTELVDAIGDVSLQLQQDDTVQMMEGMVHPYQGDKVAYCEIANRRVMEVINSARTRQELLHAKTFHSSQPGSSLLSQQGSQAPGSLKPEPDTWIYPLIQMKPFGIQIDEMVTETLLTEAERDARIYLTTGYFNLTQAYMDLILGTRAEYRILLASPEVNGFFGAKGVAGAIPAAYVYIEHQFYSEVCCLQQQERVQLQEYSRAGWTFHAKGLWLYLAGSDLPCLTLIGSPNFGYRSVHRDLEAQVAIVTENKALQQQLHQEQEQLYLCSGVVSTSTFEQPSRYVKLWVKLVTPLIKNFF, from the exons ATGTTCAGATCTGTTCTCCCACATTTTGCCTGTGTCTCTCTGTTTCTACATTTGGCCTTGGTGATCCAGATCAGATTATGGAAAGGGAAAGGCATTCTTGCCTTCGGGGATCCCTGCCATGTATTGGCCCTGGCTGCAACTCTACCTGCTTGGGGTCTTGCTGGGAAGCAGAAGTTTCACTACAAAGAATTTCTCTATCTTTCTTTGCACAGATCATCATGGCTCCTTCTAGCCCCACTACTCAGCCCTCCTGTTCCAGTGATCACAGCCCCGCCGTGTTCCCTCTGTCCAGAAGGAGCACACAGGTTCCAGTGGATCAGGAATCTGGTCCCAGAGTTTGGGATCTCCAGCTCGCATGTCAAGGTGCTTTCATCCCCGGCGGAATTCTATGAACTCCTCAAG GTGCAGATCAAAGCAGCCAAGCAGAGGGTGGTGATGGCCTCACTATACCTGGGAACAGGACTCCttgagcaggagctg GTGTATTGCTTAGAAGAAACACTGGAGAAATCACTGCAAGCAAAAGGCTCACCCGACCTCAGAGTTTCCATTCTCCTCGACTACACCAGGGGTTCCCGGG GCAGGAAGAATTCCCGAACGATGCTGATCCCGTTGCTGCAGCGATTTCCCGAGCAGGTCCGCGTGTCCCTGTTCCACACCCCAAACCTGCGTGGACTGCTCCGGCTGCTGATTCCAGAGCGTTTCAACGAGACCATCGGGCTGCAGCACATCAAGGTCTATCTGTTTGATGACAACGTGATCCTGAGCGG TGCAAACCTGAGTGATCTGTACTTCACCAATCGTCAGGACCGCTACGTCTTGCTGCGGGACTCTCCTGAGATTGCAGACTTCTTCACGGAGCTTGTGGACGCAATTGGAGATGTGTCCCTGCAGTTACAGCAGGATGATACAGTCCAGATGATGGAGGGAATGGTACACCCATACCAAG GAGACAAAGTGGCTTACTGTGAGATTGCCAACAGGAGGGTCATGGAGGTCATCAACTCTGCCCGCACTCGGCAGGAGCTCCTTCATGCAAAGActttccacagcagccagccaggcagCTCCCTCTTATCCCAGCAAGGCTCTCAAGCACCTGGGAGTCTGAAACCAGAACCCGACACCTGGATCTATCCCTTAATCCAAATGAAACCTTTTGGGATTCAAATAGACGAGATGGTCACAGAGACCCTGCTGACAGAGGCTGAGCGGGATGCCAGGATATACCTCACCACTGGCTACTTCAACTTGACACAGGCCTACATGGACCTCATCCTGGGCACAAGGGCCGAGTACCGCATCCTGCTGGCCTCGCCGGAGGTCAATGGGTTTTTTGGTGCCAAAGGGGTGGCAGGTGCCATCCCGGCTGCCTACGTTTACATTGAACATCAGTTTTACAGTGAggtctgctgcctgcagcagcaggagagggtgcagctgcaggagtaCTCCCGTGCTGGCTGGACGTTCCATGCCAAAG GCCTCTGGCTGTACCTGGCAGGGAGTGACCTGCCCTGCCTGACCCTGATTGGCTCTCCAAATTTCGGATATCGATCGGTTCATCGTGACTTGGAAGCTCAGGTTGCAATAGTGACAGAAAATAAagccttgcagcagcagctgcatcag GAGCAAGAGCAGCTTTACCTCTGCTCAGGTGTGGTCTCAACATCAACGTTTGAGCAGCCGAGTCGTTATGTGAAACTGTGGGTGAAGCTGGTGACACCTTTGATCAAGAATTTCTTTTGA